One Nitrospira sp. DNA window includes the following coding sequences:
- a CDS encoding Putative activity regulator of membrane protease YbbK — MTWWLWAFLGLFLLGSEVVTPGGFYMLFFGIGALVVGALVGLGVVEADWISWLLFSLISVASLLVLRPPLRRLMSGNQGGLSPMDTMVGETALVLEDLPPGTLGKAECRGSIWNARNGSDGPLLKGRRGRVERVDGITLWIKPE, encoded by the coding sequence ATGACCTGGTGGCTGTGGGCTTTTCTCGGACTGTTCCTGCTCGGCAGCGAGGTCGTCACACCAGGCGGGTTCTACATGTTGTTCTTCGGCATCGGCGCATTGGTCGTCGGCGCGCTGGTCGGCTTGGGCGTCGTCGAAGCCGACTGGATCTCCTGGCTGTTATTTTCACTCATTTCGGTCGCCTCCCTCCTTGTACTTCGCCCGCCCTTGCGCCGCCTCATGTCGGGCAACCAAGGCGGCCTGTCCCCTATGGATACCATGGTCGGTGAAACGGCCCTCGTCCTGGAAGACCTCCCTCCCGGGACCCTGGGAAAGGCCGAATGCCGCGGCAGCATCTGGAACGCGCGCAATGGGAGCGACGGGCCGCTGCTCAAAGGACGACGCGGTCGCGTGGAACGTGTGGACGGAATTACCCTCTGGATCAAACCTGAATGA
- a CDS encoding Guanyl-specific ribonuclease: MITMPVRYITRLLLLLCATLLLHLGVSFASEPGPALLDQPAPQLAPVPGQAPQPQNGSVRAGPDRKAPDAGQTIPDAARETLQAIEARQGEPLPGYVGGRPFQNREHKLPRGRYREYDVHPKVPGKNRGTERIVIEQRSGKAYYTADHYHSFVPMN; the protein is encoded by the coding sequence GTGATCACCATGCCCGTTCGATATATCACTCGTCTCCTGCTGTTGCTGTGCGCCACGCTCCTGCTTCACCTGGGCGTCTCGTTCGCAAGTGAACCGGGCCCTGCGCTCCTCGACCAGCCGGCCCCACAGCTCGCACCGGTTCCAGGCCAAGCGCCCCAGCCGCAGAACGGATCGGTCCGCGCCGGTCCGGACCGGAAGGCGCCGGACGCCGGACAAACAATTCCGGATGCCGCACGGGAAACCTTGCAAGCCATCGAGGCCAGGCAGGGCGAGCCGTTGCCGGGGTACGTCGGAGGGCGGCCCTTTCAGAATCGAGAGCACAAACTTCCGCGCGGCCGCTACCGAGAATATGACGTGCATCCCAAGGTGCCGGGGAAAAATCGCGGGACCGAACGGATCGTCATCGAACAGCGCAGCGGCAAGGCCTATTACACAGCCGACCACTACCACTCATTTGTTCCGATGAATTGA
- a CDS encoding SPFH/Band 7/PHB domain protein, giving the protein MPGGLWVFIFLAGLVLLVISKTARVVPQQSAYVVERLGRYSRTLGAGFHILLPFLDSVQYKHSLKETAIDIPEQVCITRDNVQVGVDGILYSKVLDPQRASYGISDYRFAITQLAQTALRSEIGKIELDRTFEERTNINSQVVNELDKATEPWGVKVLRYEIKNITPPKDVLAAMEKQMRAEREKRAVILTSEGERDAAINQAEGEKQQVIKASEAKKQQQINEAEGAAAAIMAIASATAEGLRKVAESTQIPGGYEAVQLRVAEQYIGKFGELAKGSNTLVLPANLSDVGSMLALAMNMIGKRPSTTPPAK; this is encoded by the coding sequence ATGCCGGGCGGACTCTGGGTTTTCATCTTTCTCGCAGGTCTCGTCCTGCTGGTGATTTCAAAAACAGCGCGCGTGGTGCCGCAACAGAGCGCCTATGTCGTCGAACGATTGGGCCGGTATTCGCGGACGCTCGGCGCGGGCTTTCACATCCTGCTGCCGTTCCTGGACAGCGTCCAATACAAACATTCGTTGAAGGAAACGGCCATCGACATCCCGGAGCAGGTCTGCATCACGCGCGACAACGTCCAGGTCGGCGTGGACGGCATTTTGTATTCGAAGGTGTTGGACCCGCAACGGGCCTCCTACGGCATCAGCGACTACCGGTTCGCCATCACCCAGCTCGCCCAGACCGCGCTCCGCAGCGAAATCGGGAAGATCGAACTGGACCGCACGTTCGAAGAGCGCACCAACATCAACAGCCAGGTCGTCAATGAACTGGACAAGGCCACCGAACCCTGGGGCGTGAAGGTGCTCCGCTATGAGATCAAGAACATCACCCCGCCGAAGGACGTGCTGGCCGCGATGGAGAAACAGATGCGCGCCGAGCGGGAAAAACGGGCGGTGATCCTGACCTCCGAAGGCGAACGAGACGCCGCCATCAACCAGGCGGAAGGCGAGAAGCAACAGGTCATCAAGGCCTCCGAGGCCAAGAAGCAACAGCAGATCAACGAGGCCGAAGGAGCGGCGGCAGCCATCATGGCCATCGCCTCCGCCACCGCCGAGGGGCTACGCAAGGTTGCTGAATCCACTCAGATCCCCGGCGGCTATGAGGCCGTGCAACTGCGCGTCGCCGAACAGTACATCGGCAAATTCGGCGAGTTGGCCAAAGGCAGCAATACGCTGGTCCTGCCGGCCAACCTGTCGGATGTCGGCTCGATGCTGGCGCTGGCGATGAACATGATCGGGAAACGGCCTTCCACGACGCCTCCGGCGAAGTGA
- a CDS encoding putative lipoprotein, which produces MRMPLLHLPLTICAVLMLTGCASPPQPEDMRRLAEKNRWELAHWGNRPVPHGDDGEPVILTFKDGRVSGHAGCNRYSAAIVFGPRTGETKISKGITTRMACEPRHMEFEASFIQAFETSTRYRLDGESLSFESDSAPPLEFYRRPLDQ; this is translated from the coding sequence ATGCGAATGCCCTTGCTTCATCTCCCCCTCACGATCTGTGCCGTGCTGATGTTGACGGGCTGCGCCTCCCCGCCGCAGCCGGAGGACATGCGCCGGCTGGCCGAGAAAAATCGATGGGAGCTTGCGCATTGGGGCAATCGTCCGGTTCCACACGGAGACGATGGAGAGCCCGTGATCCTCACGTTCAAGGACGGGAGGGTGTCGGGCCATGCCGGTTGCAATCGTTATAGTGCCGCCATTGTATTTGGTCCCCGCACCGGCGAGACGAAGATATCCAAAGGCATCACCACTCGCATGGCCTGCGAGCCCAGACACATGGAGTTTGAAGCCTCGTTCATTCAAGCGTTTGAAACCTCGACGCGTTACCGCCTCGACGGTGAAAGCTTGTCATTCGAAAGCGACAGCGCCCCGCCGCTGGAGTTTTATCGCCGTCCGCTGGACCAGTGA
- a CDS encoding CRISPR-associated protein, protein MPPDTPVKALVLAFTDAPSLAAYVINRLQPELLCFFVPESAKTLVEEAVQPKVQQMPKRWDWIVTPDPADVIASHQALSRTMQDLFRTWEVQVGEVVVDLTGATPAMAAALASASQPWTSRVISLVDAQSQRDEQDIVIDGHAKHWIQGNPWDEAAIVVRREACEAFNHGSFKSAAATFHTLEARVSGGQKPLYRALGDLASGYALWEQFHYRQAWEKLKAALKALDMASLWGGPPGMKTLLPFVKANSGFLEKLVLDPAEVKEGVALDLLAHAHRRAYVDHDHERAMVALVRALEACAQRQLFKQYKIKTWDVQPEQLPEALRGTCRTCYLDDVDGKYKLPLQAQFRLLAGLGDQMGQTYLRDWPKMKPLLDAANQAVLGHGFEAIKAERVQQLSDVVMKLTGVSESSLPKFPVLNL, encoded by the coding sequence ATGCCGCCGGATACGCCCGTCAAAGCCCTCGTCCTCGCGTTCACGGACGCGCCGTCGCTCGCCGCCTACGTGATCAACCGGCTGCAGCCGGAATTGCTCTGCTTTTTCGTGCCGGAATCGGCGAAGACGCTGGTCGAGGAAGCCGTGCAGCCGAAGGTGCAGCAGATGCCGAAGCGGTGGGACTGGATCGTCACGCCCGATCCGGCCGACGTCATCGCCTCCCACCAGGCCCTGTCGCGGACCATGCAAGATCTCTTTCGAACATGGGAGGTGCAGGTGGGGGAGGTGGTGGTCGATTTGACCGGCGCCACGCCGGCCATGGCCGCGGCGTTGGCCTCTGCGAGCCAGCCATGGACCTCGCGGGTCATCAGTCTGGTCGATGCGCAGAGTCAACGAGACGAGCAGGACATCGTCATCGACGGCCATGCCAAACATTGGATTCAAGGCAATCCTTGGGACGAGGCGGCGATCGTCGTGCGCCGGGAGGCCTGCGAGGCCTTCAATCATGGATCGTTCAAAAGCGCCGCCGCCACGTTCCATACCCTGGAGGCGCGCGTGAGCGGCGGACAGAAGCCGCTGTACCGAGCGCTGGGCGACCTCGCGTCGGGCTATGCACTCTGGGAACAGTTTCACTATCGGCAGGCCTGGGAGAAGCTCAAGGCTGCCCTCAAGGCGCTGGACATGGCGTCGCTCTGGGGCGGGCCGCCTGGGATGAAAACGCTCCTGCCGTTCGTCAAGGCCAACAGCGGCTTCCTGGAGAAGCTGGTGCTCGATCCGGCCGAAGTGAAAGAGGGCGTCGCCCTCGATCTCCTGGCCCATGCGCATCGGCGTGCCTACGTCGACCACGATCACGAACGGGCCATGGTCGCGCTCGTGCGCGCGTTGGAAGCCTGCGCCCAGCGACAACTGTTCAAACAATACAAGATCAAGACCTGGGATGTGCAGCCGGAGCAACTTCCGGAAGCCCTGCGCGGGACCTGCCGCACCTGTTATTTGGACGATGTGGACGGCAAGTACAAATTGCCGCTCCAGGCGCAGTTTCGCCTGCTGGCCGGTCTCGGCGATCAGATGGGGCAGACCTATCTCCGGGATTGGCCCAAGATGAAACCGCTGCTGGATGCCGCCAACCAGGCAGTCCTCGGCCACGGGTTCGAGGCGATCAAGGCCGAGCGGGTGCAGCAACTGTCCGACGTGGTGATGAAGCTTACCGGCGTGAGCGAGAGTTCGTTGCCCAAGTTTCCAGTTTTGAACTTGTGA
- a CDS encoding Barstar, ribonuclease (Barnase) inhibitor encodes MSITALQSIKKPWAHLLVHAEGQKLDQLLSVPSHFLTKTVSGKKCKTKAGLLAEFSRVFSFPEYFGHNWDALEECLADLDWLPATGYLVVVTDADQVLTKPDEEDDFETFVEILNEAGEAWSLKESDEATGNGLPFHAVLVVSDRHKHARHNWFAPPLAMEHKGGNTSRPKGSKKSVR; translated from the coding sequence ATGTCGATTACCGCGCTCCAATCGATCAAAAAACCCTGGGCGCATCTGTTGGTCCATGCCGAAGGACAAAAATTGGACCAACTACTGTCGGTCCCATCGCATTTTCTGACCAAGACCGTCTCGGGCAAGAAATGCAAAACCAAGGCGGGACTGCTGGCGGAATTCAGCCGGGTCTTCTCCTTCCCGGAGTATTTCGGCCATAACTGGGACGCCCTCGAAGAATGTTTAGCCGACCTCGACTGGTTGCCTGCTACGGGCTATCTCGTGGTGGTGACCGACGCCGATCAGGTCCTGACGAAACCGGATGAAGAGGACGATTTCGAAACCTTCGTCGAAATTTTGAACGAAGCCGGCGAAGCCTGGAGCCTCAAGGAATCCGACGAAGCAACGGGAAACGGCCTGCCGTTTCACGCGGTGCTGGTCGTGTCCGACCGCCATAAACACGCCCGCCACAATTGGTTCGCACCGCCGCTGGCGATGGAACACAAGGGCGGGAACACATCACGGCCCAAGGGGTCGAAAAAGTCGGTTCGCTAG
- a CDS encoding Acetyltransferase, GNAT family → MPRPAELITPRLTLRQWRQSDLEPFAAMNADADVMRYYPAIWSREKSDEFAKRVRQLIDERGWGFWAVEERASGRFIGFVGLHRPSSDLPFAPCVEVGWRLAISSWGRGYGAEAARAAITFGFEQLGLTELVAFTSIGNAKSRTLMERLGMTFAGEFDHPHVSMESGLRRHVLYRLDSPL, encoded by the coding sequence ATGCCCCGCCCCGCCGAACTCATTACTCCCCGCCTCACGCTCCGACAGTGGCGGCAATCAGACCTTGAGCCCTTCGCGGCGATGAATGCCGATGCGGATGTCATGCGCTACTACCCGGCGATTTGGTCCAGGGAAAAGAGCGACGAGTTTGCCAAACGAGTCAGGCAGCTAATAGACGAACGAGGCTGGGGGTTCTGGGCGGTTGAGGAACGGGCTTCCGGTCGATTCATCGGCTTCGTTGGGTTGCATAGGCCATCCAGCGACCTCCCCTTCGCTCCCTGCGTGGAAGTCGGCTGGCGCCTGGCCATATCTTCTTGGGGTCGAGGCTATGGCGCTGAAGCCGCACGAGCCGCCATCACGTTCGGCTTTGAACAGCTCGGACTCACCGAACTGGTTGCATTCACTTCTATCGGTAACGCGAAGTCACGTACCCTCATGGAACGCTTGGGAATGACATTCGCCGGCGAGTTCGACCATCCGCACGTATCTATGGAGTCCGGCCTACGTCGGCATGTGCTCTATCGCCTGGACTCTCCCCTGTGA
- a CDS encoding Mobile element protein — MIPALTLSASDREQIQQWLAAHGTPQQVVLRGRIVLAAARGQSDSEIARLLETNRKTVILWRARFAEQGMKSLWEVAPGRGRKPTYGTNKIKAIVEATLQTKPKGMTHWSCRLMAESQGVSKSTVNNIWRRHNLKPHRVKSFKLSRDPRFLEKLTDVVGLYLNPPQQALVLCVDEKSQIQAVDRTQPGLPLKKGRCGTMTHDYKRHGMTTLFAALEVLQGRVIGQCYERHRHQEFLKFLRRLDQEFPGDTPLHLVLDNYGTHKHPKVHAWLTRHPRFRPHFVPTSSSWLNLIERWFGELTAKRVRRGSFSSVEDLQNAITEFLAAWNENPSPFVWTATVESIQQKLARCRQPLEQIQPGGTPHRHRKEKKQLSS; from the coding sequence ATGATTCCCGCCCTGACTTTGAGCGCCAGCGACCGGGAACAGATTCAGCAATGGCTAGCGGCGCACGGAACTCCACAACAAGTGGTGCTTCGAGGCCGGATCGTGTTGGCGGCCGCGCGTGGCCAGTCGGACAGTGAGATCGCCAGACTGTTGGAGACCAATCGGAAGACGGTGATCTTGTGGCGCGCCCGGTTCGCGGAGCAAGGCATGAAGAGTCTGTGGGAGGTAGCGCCCGGCCGCGGGCGCAAGCCCACCTATGGAACAAACAAGATCAAAGCCATCGTAGAGGCGACCCTACAAACCAAGCCGAAGGGGATGACGCACTGGAGTTGCCGACTCATGGCGGAGAGCCAAGGCGTGAGCAAATCCACGGTCAACAACATCTGGCGCCGTCACAATCTCAAGCCGCACCGGGTCAAGAGTTTCAAGCTGTCGCGCGATCCCAGGTTTCTGGAAAAGCTGACCGATGTGGTCGGCCTGTATCTGAATCCTCCACAGCAGGCCCTGGTGCTGTGCGTGGATGAGAAAAGCCAGATCCAAGCAGTGGACCGCACGCAACCGGGCCTGCCTTTGAAGAAGGGGCGCTGCGGCACGATGACGCACGATTACAAGCGCCATGGCATGACGACACTGTTTGCCGCCCTGGAAGTCTTGCAGGGCCGGGTCATCGGCCAGTGCTACGAGCGGCATCGGCACCAGGAGTTTTTGAAATTCCTGCGTCGACTGGACCAGGAGTTTCCGGGAGACACGCCCTTGCACTTGGTGCTGGACAACTACGGCACCCACAAGCATCCCAAGGTGCACGCCTGGCTCACACGGCATCCCCGCTTTCGCCCTCACTTCGTGCCGACCAGTTCCAGTTGGCTCAATCTCATCGAGCGCTGGTTCGGAGAACTGACTGCCAAACGGGTGCGCCGCGGTTCTTTCTCCAGTGTGGAAGACTTGCAAAACGCGATTACCGAGTTCCTGGCGGCGTGGAATGAGAATCCCAGCCCCTTCGTCTGGACGGCGACGGTCGAATCCATTCAGCAAAAGCTCGCTCGCTGCCGTCAACCCCTCGAACAGATCCAACCCGGTGGTACGCCACACCGCCACCGGAAGGAGAAGAAACAACTGTCCAGTTAA
- a CDS encoding 4-hydroxybenzoyl-CoA thioesterase family active site yields the protein MEIRIYYEDTDCGGVVYYANYLKYFERARTHYLEDRGLSVAELRDQGTQFMVVHVELDYRSPARYGDRLIVDTQLAAVGQASLTFAHVLRERTSGRLVVEGSAKLVAVDDQLKVRRLDKLTLAALQGPPQARS from the coding sequence ATGGAGATCCGCATCTACTACGAGGATACCGACTGCGGCGGGGTGGTGTATTATGCGAACTATCTCAAATATTTCGAACGGGCAAGGACGCACTACCTCGAGGATCGGGGCCTGTCGGTGGCGGAGCTACGCGATCAGGGGACGCAGTTCATGGTCGTGCACGTGGAACTGGACTATCGCTCTCCTGCCAGGTATGGCGACCGGTTGATCGTCGACACGCAACTTGCGGCGGTGGGCCAGGCGTCCCTCACCTTCGCCCATGTTCTGCGCGAACGGACGAGCGGGCGCCTGGTGGTGGAAGGCTCGGCGAAGCTGGTGGCGGTGGACGATCAGTTGAAGGTGAGGCGGCTAGACAAACTCACTCTGGCCGCGTTACAAGGACCTCCACAGGCGAGGAGCTAA
- a CDS encoding D-sedoheptulose 7-phosphate isomerase produces MNDFAIKAFDESAEIKRRFAREHADKIAQVAQLMGRAFREGRKVLLFGNGGSATDAAHIAAEFVGRYKRERAPLPALALATDIAAITCIANDYGFEELFARQVRAHGQKGDIAIAISTSGNSPNVLRGIEAARDCGLTTIAWTGGTGGKLAGMADYAFVVPSTVTARIQESHITLGHVLCELIEDQVLADQA; encoded by the coding sequence ATGAACGATTTCGCCATCAAGGCCTTCGACGAGAGCGCCGAGATCAAGCGGCGATTCGCGCGGGAGCATGCCGACAAGATCGCCCAAGTCGCGCAGCTGATGGGCCGCGCCTTCCGCGAAGGTCGCAAAGTCCTGCTCTTCGGCAACGGCGGCAGCGCGACCGATGCCGCGCATATTGCGGCCGAGTTCGTCGGTCGCTACAAACGCGAGCGCGCTCCCCTGCCGGCCCTCGCCCTCGCCACCGACATTGCCGCGATCACCTGCATCGCCAACGACTACGGCTTCGAAGAACTCTTCGCCCGCCAGGTCCGCGCCCATGGGCAGAAGGGAGACATCGCGATCGCCATCAGCACCAGCGGCAACTCACCCAACGTGTTGCGGGGGATCGAGGCGGCGCGCGACTGCGGCCTCACCACCATCGCCTGGACCGGCGGAACGGGCGGCAAGCTGGCAGGAATGGCCGACTACGCATTCGTCGTTCCCTCCACCGTCACCGCCCGCATTCAGGAAAGCCACATCACCTTAGGCCACGTGCTCTGCGAACTCATCGAGGATCAGGTCCTTGCCGACCAGGCGTAA
- a CDS encoding Glyoxalase family protein, with product MRLGNPIPILRIFDEAKAKEFHLDFLGFTLDWEHRFEAGLPLYMQVSRDGCILHLSEHHGDGSPARR from the coding sequence ATGAGACTCGGAAACCCGATCCCCATCCTACGCATCTTCGATGAAGCCAAGGCCAAGGAGTTTCATCTCGACTTTCTCGGCTTCACACTGGATTGGGAACATCGCTTTGAGGCTGGCTTGCCGCTCTACATGCAAGTGTCAAGAGACGGTTGCATCCTTCATCTGTCCGAGCACCACGGCGATGGAAGCCCCGCACGGCGCTGA
- a CDS encoding N-acetylmuramoyl-L-alanine amidase, producing MADPTRYQFDLPETGRPTDVMLNEVWYPGIQAYWEISTSSRIYDAILGVKAVVVHATAGAGSEGAISVMKEGKASFHWLLPDEDEPQHGQLVWACAPEARAAWHVRNACSHPDVNAGATKVNHWSVGIEVVNSQTVRDGFSDWQVLATAQIIRYCWAKYPNLKHVVSHAKLDPTRRSDPGKTFPWARLKRLVLASDAQDGLPAVVGAARPASAIDSEPRHEGSCCG from the coding sequence ATGGCTGATCCCACCAGGTACCAATTCGATCTGCCCGAGACGGGCCGTCCGACGGACGTGATGCTCAACGAAGTCTGGTACCCAGGCATCCAGGCCTATTGGGAGATCAGCACGTCCAGTCGCATCTACGATGCCATCCTGGGCGTCAAGGCGGTCGTCGTCCACGCGACCGCCGGGGCCGGCTCAGAGGGAGCCATTTCTGTGATGAAGGAGGGCAAAGCGTCATTCCATTGGCTGCTGCCCGACGAAGACGAGCCGCAGCATGGACAATTGGTGTGGGCCTGCGCGCCGGAAGCCAGGGCGGCCTGGCATGTCCGAAACGCTTGTAGCCATCCGGACGTCAATGCAGGCGCGACCAAGGTCAATCACTGGTCGGTCGGCATCGAGGTGGTCAATAGTCAAACGGTCCGGGACGGGTTTTCCGACTGGCAGGTCCTGGCGACGGCGCAGATCATTCGCTACTGTTGGGCCAAGTACCCCAACCTGAAACACGTGGTGTCCCACGCGAAGCTGGACCCGACAAGGCGAAGTGATCCGGGAAAGACGTTTCCTTGGGCGCGATTGAAAAGGCTGGTGCTGGCTTCCGATGCGCAGGACGGGCTTCCGGCCGTCGTGGGTGCCGCACGGCCCGCCTCCGCCATCGATTCGGAACCCCGCCATGAGGGCAGCTGTTGCGGGTAA
- a CDS encoding Glutamate-1-semialdehyde 2,1-aminomutase, with protein sequence MDTQRSEQLFATAQQIIPGGVNSPVRAFRSVGGQPRFIAKAKGSRLYDVDGNSYIDYVLSWGPMILGHAPATVTKAIQLAAANGTSYGAPTELEIQLATMIREALPSMELVRLVSSGTEAVMSAVRVARAYTKRDGILKFEGCYHGHSDYLLAKAGSGLTTLGIPDCPGVPEDFTKHTVTAPYNNLQAVEQLITKHHRQLACVIVEPIAGNMGVIPPAPEFLQTLRKLTDAHGMLLIFDEVITGFRVHYGGAQTLYGIKPDLTILGKIIGGGLPVGAYGGAKDIMKMIAPSGPVYQAGTLSGNPLAVTAGIETLKRLKKPGVYEQLEQRSAALADGFGKAARKAGVSLTQTRVGSMMCGFFAQGPVTDWASAKKSDTKAYAKFFHQMLEAGIYLAPSQFEAAFMSLAHQPKDIDRTIKAAQAAFKNL encoded by the coding sequence ATGGACACACAACGATCGGAACAGCTCTTCGCAACTGCCCAACAGATCATTCCCGGCGGCGTGAACAGCCCGGTGCGGGCCTTCCGCTCGGTAGGAGGGCAGCCTCGTTTCATCGCAAAGGCCAAGGGCTCGCGCCTCTATGACGTCGACGGCAACAGCTATATCGACTATGTCCTGTCTTGGGGACCGATGATCCTCGGCCATGCACCGGCCACAGTGACCAAGGCCATTCAGCTGGCTGCCGCCAACGGCACGAGCTACGGTGCGCCGACCGAGTTGGAAATTCAGCTGGCGACGATGATCCGCGAAGCCCTGCCCTCCATGGAGTTGGTGCGGCTGGTGAGTTCAGGTACGGAAGCGGTCATGAGTGCCGTCCGCGTTGCGCGAGCCTATACGAAACGCGACGGCATCCTCAAGTTTGAAGGTTGTTATCACGGCCACAGCGACTACCTGCTCGCGAAAGCCGGGTCAGGCCTCACCACGCTGGGCATTCCCGACTGCCCCGGCGTGCCGGAAGACTTCACGAAGCATACCGTGACCGCGCCCTATAACAACCTTCAAGCGGTCGAGCAACTCATCACGAAACATCACCGGCAACTGGCCTGCGTCATCGTCGAACCCATCGCCGGCAACATGGGCGTGATCCCGCCCGCGCCGGAATTTCTACAGACCCTGCGCAAACTGACCGATGCCCACGGCATGCTGCTGATCTTCGACGAAGTCATCACGGGGTTCCGCGTGCACTATGGAGGGGCGCAAACGCTTTACGGCATCAAGCCAGACCTCACGATCCTTGGCAAGATCATCGGCGGGGGACTGCCGGTGGGCGCGTACGGCGGAGCGAAGGACATCATGAAGATGATCGCGCCGTCGGGGCCGGTCTATCAGGCCGGCACCCTGTCGGGCAATCCGCTGGCGGTCACGGCAGGCATCGAGACCTTGAAACGCCTCAAGAAACCTGGGGTCTATGAGCAACTGGAACAACGGTCCGCCGCGCTGGCCGACGGATTCGGGAAGGCTGCGCGGAAGGCCGGAGTTTCGCTCACGCAAACCCGCGTCGGGTCGATGATGTGTGGGTTTTTTGCGCAGGGACCGGTGACTGATTGGGCATCGGCGAAGAAGTCAGACACGAAGGCCTATGCGAAGTTCTTTCACCAGATGCTGGAGGCGGGCATCTATCTGGCGCCGTCACAGTTCGAGGCCGCGTTCATGTCGCTGGCCCATCAGCCGAAGGACATCGACCGGACCATCAAGGCGGCCCAGGCGGCCTTCAAGAACCTCTAG
- a CDS encoding Antitoxin HigA has translation MVSSLKRFKARALARPGVKKAYDDLAEEFAFLDEVLKARSESGLTQAEVAARIGTTQSAIARLESAEPKHSPSIATLQKYAKALGYKVELRLVKAERRFAKRSAGRLSKAMVRRSA, from the coding sequence ATGGTTAGCTCGCTCAAACGATTCAAGGCACGCGCGCTCGCACGCCCAGGCGTGAAAAAGGCCTACGATGACTTGGCTGAGGAATTCGCATTTCTCGACGAGGTCCTTAAGGCACGGTCGGAGTCCGGACTTACGCAGGCGGAAGTTGCGGCGCGCATCGGGACGACTCAATCGGCCATTGCACGACTGGAGTCCGCTGAACCGAAACACTCGCCTTCCATCGCGACGTTACAGAAATATGCCAAGGCGCTCGGTTACAAGGTTGAGCTTCGTCTCGTGAAGGCCGAACGAAGGTTCGCAAAACGTTCGGCTGGACGTCTTTCAAAGGCGATGGTTCGCCGCTCCGCTTAG